In Lolium rigidum isolate FL_2022 chromosome 3, APGP_CSIRO_Lrig_0.1, whole genome shotgun sequence, the genomic window AGCAGTTTTCTGGTTAAAGCCTTTTTTCTTAATGAATTAAAATGcaccttacattttgggatggagAGAGCAGCATGCATTTCTTGGATACATAAAAACTTTGTGCATAAGTAAATGATATGTCGTCCAGAAATAGTATAGTTCAATCGTGTCTGTCCTGCGACTGATAGATAGCAATCTCGCTACCATAAGGTTACCTCCCAAGTGGATGAAAACGGGCTACCTGTttttaaccttcatgcatattagAAGGTTAAAAAATAAACAGTGTGCATCATATTCTGTAAATTTCTGAAAAAAGAGCAAACAACAGATACAGCTACATGATTTGGATGAGAACATCTTGTTTACACGGACTAGTCTGTAGTAGCTGAACCTGAAGTGCTCTGCACCTGTTCTCTTTTGTCATCCTTCAGGTGAAGATCAGCAGCATTGAGGGAGGCATTGTGGCCCTCTACTTCTCGGCCTCATGGTGCCCACCATGCAGGCGGTTCACGCCAAAGCTTATTGAAGCATACAAAGAACTTGCCTCACATGGCAAGAGCTTTGAGGTGGTTTTTGTTTCAGGCGATCAGGATGAGGAGGCATTCAATGCCTACTTCACAAAGATGCCGTGGTTGGCAGTCCCTTTCTCTGACTCTGAAGGCCGTAAAGGTCTTGATGGGAGGTTTGAGGTCAGGGGTATTCCACACCTTGTTATCCTTGATGCAAAAACTGGCGAAGTTCTTACTGGGGATGGAGTCGAGTTTGTGAGTGAATATGGCATAGAAGCTTATCCTTTTACGCCCGAGAGGATCAGTGAATTGAAAGAACAAGAAAAGGCAGCTAAGGATAATCAAACTATCCATAGCGTGCTTGGTACACCGGAGCGCAACTATGTAATTTCAAACAAGGGGGACAAGGTAACTGATCGACAACAGTTCTTTATCATCCATTATTCACGGTTTTACAGGTCCAGACATTCTTATCTGCTATGTTGACATTACTTGTACGCAGGTACCCATCTCTGATCTTGAGGGGAAGTATGTTGGTTTGTGCTTTGTAGTGAGTGGATATGGTCCGGTTGAGGAATTTACAGCAGTTCTTTCCAAGATATATGGGAAGCTCAAAGAAGTGGGTGAGAAGTTTGAAGTTGTAGCTGTATCACTAGACAGTGATGAGGCATCATTCAATGAGAGCTTCTCTAGCATGCCTTGGCTTGCTATTCCTCAGGGCGACAAGAAGTGTCAGAAGCTGGTCAGTTACTTTGAGCTTAGTGATCTCCCTACAGTTGTGCTGATTGGTCCTGATGGGAAGACACTGAACAACAATATTGCGGACATAATTGATGAGCATGGTATGGATGCATGGGAGGGGTTCCCCTTCAATGCAGAGAAGCTGGCAATTCTCGCTGAGAAGGCAAAGGCTAAAGCAGCGTCACAGACGCTGGAGTCCCTTTTGGTTACTGGTGATTTAGACTTTGTCATCGGGAAAGATGGAGCAAAGGTATGTCTTACATATGCTTGATTTCATAGATCCGAATCCCTTTTGGTTGGCAAGAATGGATCAGGCCTATTTGTGTTTGAAGTAAGATGCAGCAAATTATGCTTTGTATCTTAGAAGATATCATCGGAGTAGATTGACCATGTCGATGTAAACACAATTTAAAGAGCAATTTTGTTAGGTTAATTAACATTTTTCATCTTTCTATTTTCCTTCGCTACTTATTTATGTTAAAGAGTCGTAAAACATAAATGTGGATATTTAGACAGCATAtcatctttaccaagatcctaCATTTTCTAGTTAGTACTAGTAAATTAAATACAGTTTGTTGCAACTAGTTTCTCACACATCCCTTTCTAGTTTGTTCATCTCAGTTTGTCTATAAAAAAACAACCGTAGATGGTTTTaaaccaaaagaaataaaaaaaaaccatAGATGTACCACATGCCATAACATGTGTGCTGCGTGAGCCGTACAAGGACAAATTTGAAGGACTAGCCTAGGAACTATGTGCAGAAATTAGAATGGAAAATCTATATTGCTAGGGCCCAGAACCAAAGGAAAATGATGTCTGAACTCTTGTTCAGCCTTTTCCAACTTATGGTACTGATAGAGAGCGATTTATACTGACAAATGAGCATATGGTAGTTATTCACCTGTTCCTACAATCATGCTACTTGTTTAGCTAGAGatgttatgcaaaaaaaaaaaaattcacttgCAATATGTTATCTAAGTTTGTGATGTATGAGAAACTGAAATATTCTTTGTACTGTGTTTTGTCAGGTTCCTGTATCAGAACTTGCTGGGAAGACTGTCCTCCTTTACTTTTCAGCCAAATGGTGTGGACCATGCAGGGCCTTCCTGCCGACACTTGTGGATGTATACAACAAGATTAAGGAGAAGAACAGTGATTTTGAGATCGTCTTCGTCTCCAGCGACAAGGACAAGgactccttcgatgacttcttcTCCGGCATGCCATGGCTCGCCCTTCCCCTGGGAGATGAAAGGAAGGCATACCTGTCAAAGATGTTCAAAATCCGTGGGATCCCTTCTCTCGTCGCCATTGGTCCAGATGGGAAGACAGTCAACACAGATGCGAAAGCTCCAATAGCGGTCCACGGTGCGGAGGCATTCCCGTTCACCGAGGAGAGGCTTCAGGAACTGGAGAAGAAGATCGAAGAGATGGCGAAGACGTGGCCTGAGAAGCTGAAGCATGAGCTGCACGAGCATGAGCTTGTGCTGACGCGCCGCCCCAGGCCATACGGCTGTGACGGATGCGACGAGATGGGCACCTCTTGGTCCTATGCTTGCGCAGAATGCGACTTCGATCTGCACACTTCGTGTGCGCTGGAtgaggagaagaagggagaggaagagaaggggcAGGATGCTGCTGATGCTGCCCCAGCTGGGTACGTTTGCGAAGGAGACGTCTGCAGAAAGGCCTAGAGTTGTGTTTTCCCTTGCCAGATGAAGCGTATCTGAATCATGTGATGTGTGGTGTGGTAATAAATCTTGCATCCGATGGTTTTTGCCTGGAGGTTATTTTATCCCGGTGACACATGTGAGCAAAACCGTCTAAATATGATTTCAGAGTGTTGAATGAAATGGCTTGATCTTTGTCGGCACTTCAGTTGCGAAGTGGAGATTGTGATAGTTATGATCTGTACGTAGTTCATACAATTTTGAATTGCATTTTGCCTGCCTCACACCTTTCAGTTGGGGCATGTATAACCAGCGATGCAGACCTTTTGTTTCATCCCGACGCCGGGGTGAGCACCGCAGCTGGGTATCAATTAGGAAAGTGGGCCAAAAATGCTGTTAGCTGTTTGAAAAACACGAGCGCAGTTCAGATACAGTTTAAAATGGCATATAAAACTGCTTTAAATAAAAAACTGCTTTAAATAAAAACACGCGCAAGATGGAAGATCAATTTGTTCGGATAGTTCATGGGTACATTAACCCTAAATTTGACTACATTTACATCAAAAGGAACTCGAATTTCCTAAATTCGAGTTGAAATCCGTCGCCACGGCAACCTATATCAGCAAAATCGGCTCCGGGATACTCACCGAAGCTCCGTGCCGTGGCGGTGGGGCGGCGCATCGGAGCGGCCTCACTCCGTGTCGCTGCCGAGGTCGACGAAGACGCGACCTTGCTCATCTTCCATTCGGCGGCCTTGTCCGCGTCGCGCTCGCTAGAACGCTCGATGAGACTGACCACGGTCGCGAGGTCACGCTCCTTGACGAAGACGCTGAGGGTGAACCCCGC contains:
- the LOC124702631 gene encoding probable nucleoredoxin 1-2; the encoded protein is MAAAPTTGGGVGTILAAGERDYLVRNSGEQVKISSIEGGIVALYFSASWCPPCRRFTPKLIEAYKELASHGKSFEVVFVSGDQDEEAFNAYFTKMPWLAVPFSDSEGRKGLDGRFEVRGIPHLVILDAKTGEVLTGDGVEFVSEYGIEAYPFTPERISELKEQEKAAKDNQTIHSVLGTPERNYVISNKGDKVPISDLEGKYVGLCFVVSGYGPVEEFTAVLSKIYGKLKEVGEKFEVVAVSLDSDEASFNESFSSMPWLAIPQGDKKCQKLVSYFELSDLPTVVLIGPDGKTLNNNIADIIDEHGMDAWEGFPFNAEKLAILAEKAKAKAASQTLESLLVTGDLDFVIGKDGAKVPVSELAGKTVLLYFSAKWCGPCRAFLPTLVDVYNKIKEKNSDFEIVFVSSDKDKDSFDDFFSGMPWLALPLGDERKAYLSKMFKIRGIPSLVAIGPDGKTVNTDAKAPIAVHGAEAFPFTEERLQELEKKIEEMAKTWPEKLKHELHEHELVLTRRPRPYGCDGCDEMGTSWSYACAECDFDLHTSCALDEEKKGEEEKGQDAADAAPAGYVCEGDVCRKA